One genomic region from Streptomyces venezuelae encodes:
- a CDS encoding condensation domain-containing protein: MTTAETRTIRLDSARAGTGPATWGQRAIWGVVTRLGDDAPRYNVPVDLPVTPPRPASRVLADVTELLLLHDSLHTRFLPDGEDGLRQVVDGSGELPVEIRTCSADRAAGTGAALRAELAGRSFDHTREWPLRVGLVECEGLVHRLVLVGAHTGMDYWGLGRLLRDLESVQSGETAASLRRARPALQPLDAAEVQASPLGRRRDEAARRYWCEQLTAGPRQIFREPAAPELADDPHRMFPNALLRSPALAVAVGRVAAELEVSDAAVLLGAAAHQLARMSGSSDVLFQVVVGNRFQPAAAAAVSTVAQEALFRLTDADRDFEDAVRRTRSVAFSAFRHAAYDKWALDREVAPLVEKGEAADHSYWWNDTRDPGVGPFDGGERPKTPLSELIGRTELGWPTEFLPRKNVSMAVDVLTAPGALDLAMTADPAVLDRAGMERFLRGVERLIVAEAIALGD; the protein is encoded by the coding sequence ATGACCACGGCTGAGACGCGGACCATCAGGCTGGACTCCGCGAGGGCCGGCACCGGCCCGGCGACCTGGGGGCAGCGGGCGATCTGGGGTGTCGTCACCCGGCTCGGCGACGACGCGCCCCGCTACAACGTGCCGGTCGACCTCCCCGTCACCCCGCCCCGCCCCGCCTCCCGCGTCCTCGCGGACGTGACGGAGCTGCTCCTGCTCCACGACAGCCTGCACACCCGTTTCCTGCCGGACGGCGAGGACGGCCTGCGGCAGGTCGTGGACGGCAGCGGCGAGCTCCCGGTCGAGATCCGTACGTGCTCCGCCGACCGGGCCGCCGGGACCGGCGCCGCCCTGCGGGCGGAGCTCGCCGGACGCTCCTTCGACCACACGCGGGAATGGCCCCTGCGGGTCGGCCTGGTGGAGTGCGAGGGCCTGGTCCACCGGCTGGTGCTGGTCGGCGCGCACACCGGGATGGACTACTGGGGCCTCGGCCGGCTGCTCCGCGACCTGGAGTCGGTCCAATCGGGGGAGACCGCCGCCTCGCTGCGCAGGGCGCGCCCGGCGCTCCAGCCGCTGGACGCCGCGGAGGTCCAGGCCTCGCCGCTCGGCCGCCGCCGGGACGAGGCGGCCCGCCGCTACTGGTGCGAGCAGCTGACCGCGGGACCCCGGCAGATCTTCCGGGAGCCCGCGGCACCGGAGCTCGCGGACGATCCGCACCGGATGTTCCCGAACGCGCTGCTGCGCTCGCCCGCGCTGGCGGTCGCCGTCGGGCGGGTGGCGGCGGAGCTGGAGGTGAGCGACGCCGCGGTGCTGCTCGGCGCGGCCGCCCACCAGCTCGCCAGGATGTCGGGGAGCAGCGACGTGCTGTTCCAGGTGGTCGTGGGCAACCGCTTCCAGCCGGCCGCCGCCGCGGCGGTCAGCACGGTCGCGCAGGAGGCCCTCTTCCGTCTCACGGACGCGGACCGGGACTTCGAGGACGCGGTGCGGCGGACGCGGTCCGTCGCCTTCAGCGCCTTCCGCCACGCCGCGTACGACAAGTGGGCGCTGGACAGGGAGGTGGCGCCGCTGGTCGAGAAGGGCGAGGCCGCCGACCACTCGTACTGGTGGAACGACACCCGCGACCCGGGCGTCGGGCCCTTCGACGGCGGCGAGCGACCGAAGACCCCGCTGAGCGAGCTGATCGGCCGGACCGAGCTCGGCTGGCCGACGGAGTTCCTGCCCCGCAAGAACGTCTCGATGGCCGTGGACGTGCTGACCGCCCCGGGCGCCCTGGACCTCGCCATGACCGCCGACCCGGCCGTCCTCGACCGCGCCGGCATGGAGCGGTTCCTGCGCGGGGTCGAGCGGCTGATCGTCGCCGAGGCGATAGCGCTGGGGGACTGA
- a CDS encoding polysaccharide deacetylase family protein: MTETYAGIAWTDEGYQVEVLDGAGRRVVEPGRWSGAQAAELIAWLRDFDGGRAPAVVLESTNGLLDGPMTAAGLEVYRADPWLLPPRPDFGSVPAGLLAERARTAPGELARVTAEGGTLTGRAEEYFAGVKRGEPIVAELTARGRCFAHGRRDDPRVALTFDDGPDPVFTRQVLDILDRYGARATFFCVGHHVAALPDLVRRTAAAGHELGNHSWSHPYLPDLTPEQLREQLDRTAETVAKVTGEEAPTRFRPPYGALSPEVLAALEGCPTRLTMWDVDTRDWARPGPERIAATVLESAGPGSVVLMHEGAGDRSQTVAALPSIVEGLLERGLELVTVAELEDDDHRPKG, from the coding sequence ATGACGGAGACGTACGCGGGAATCGCCTGGACGGACGAGGGCTACCAGGTCGAGGTCCTGGACGGTGCCGGGCGCAGGGTCGTGGAGCCGGGCCGCTGGAGCGGCGCCCAGGCCGCCGAACTCATCGCCTGGCTCCGGGACTTCGACGGCGGGCGGGCTCCGGCCGTGGTGCTGGAGAGCACCAACGGCCTGCTCGACGGCCCGATGACGGCGGCCGGCCTCGAGGTCTACCGCGCGGATCCCTGGCTGCTGCCGCCGCGGCCGGACTTCGGCTCCGTCCCGGCCGGGCTGCTGGCGGAGCGGGCCAGGACCGCTCCCGGCGAGCTGGCCCGGGTCACCGCCGAGGGCGGCACACTGACCGGCCGCGCCGAGGAGTACTTCGCCGGGGTGAAGCGCGGCGAGCCGATCGTGGCGGAACTGACGGCGAGAGGACGCTGCTTCGCGCACGGCCGCCGGGACGACCCCAGGGTCGCGCTCACCTTCGACGACGGGCCCGACCCGGTCTTCACCCGTCAGGTCCTGGACATCCTGGACCGCTACGGAGCCCGGGCGACGTTCTTCTGCGTCGGGCACCACGTCGCCGCGCTGCCCGATCTCGTGCGCCGGACCGCCGCCGCCGGCCACGAACTGGGCAACCACTCCTGGTCGCACCCCTACCTGCCCGACCTCACCCCGGAGCAGCTGCGCGAGCAGCTCGACCGGACGGCGGAGACCGTGGCCAAGGTGACGGGCGAGGAGGCCCCGACCCGGTTCCGGCCGCCGTACGGGGCGCTGAGCCCCGAGGTGCTGGCCGCCCTGGAGGGATGTCCGACCCGGCTGACGATGTGGGACGTGGACACCCGCGACTGGGCGAGGCCTGGGCCGGAGCGGATCGCCGCGACCGTCCTGGAGTCCGCGGGGCCGGGCTCGGTGGTGCTGATGCACGAGGGCGCCGGCGACCGCTCCCAGACCGTGGCGGCCCTCCCGTCGATCGTCGAGGGCCTGCTCGAACGCGGCCTGGAACTGGTCACCGTGGCGGAACTCGAAGACGACGATCACCGACCGAAGGGTTGA
- a CDS encoding MFS transporter, with product MEERLAEHTAADAPPPTKDGPGPDGAAPPGPPSGSPSSGEPAIWSRNFRYYFTARSAGLLSWAMLPVAVSAGLLSGGYGLDTAGYSMAFLVAPFAGLVLFGGVLADRFTARRMMIIADLANLTAHVLLALLFIHGIDHLWQLYGLLVVAGTANALFQPGASSTVPLVSRDVQGANGVLRTSEAITGLGGPALAGALVGFGSTGWVMVISAVAYGTSAICLFVLRLGVVPAPPAGQSLWRNLAVGWQEFTSRSWLWGVILIWMFYAVLSWGPQLSVAAGVIVPEHGASAFGLINAALGAGTVAGGLLAIRYKPQRPLAAGAVAMMAYPIYPLGIVLGWPVWLLAVAQVLVGAGIGVWGVMWATSVQTQVPGEVLNRVHAYEVAGSVGMYPIGSALAGPAVGAFGTDTVLLVGVVVSFLTAAALLAARPIRTLERVPDRV from the coding sequence ATGGAAGAACGTCTCGCCGAGCACACCGCGGCGGATGCGCCCCCGCCGACGAAGGACGGGCCCGGGCCCGACGGGGCAGCGCCGCCGGGGCCGCCGTCCGGCTCGCCGTCCTCCGGAGAGCCGGCGATCTGGTCCCGTAACTTCCGGTACTACTTCACGGCCCGCAGCGCCGGCCTGCTCAGCTGGGCCATGCTGCCGGTCGCGGTCTCGGCCGGTCTGCTCAGCGGCGGGTACGGCCTGGACACCGCCGGGTACTCGATGGCCTTCCTGGTCGCTCCGTTCGCCGGTCTGGTGCTGTTCGGCGGGGTCCTCGCCGACCGGTTCACGGCCCGCCGGATGATGATCATCGCGGATCTGGCCAACCTCACCGCCCACGTCCTGCTGGCCCTCCTCTTCATCCACGGCATCGACCATCTCTGGCAGCTGTACGGACTTCTTGTGGTGGCCGGTACGGCCAACGCGCTGTTCCAGCCGGGCGCCTCCTCGACCGTCCCGCTGGTCTCACGGGACGTGCAGGGCGCCAACGGCGTGCTGCGCACCTCCGAGGCGATCACCGGTCTCGGCGGTCCGGCCCTGGCCGGTGCGCTGGTCGGCTTCGGGTCCACCGGCTGGGTGATGGTGATCTCCGCCGTCGCCTACGGGACCAGCGCGATCTGCCTGTTCGTGCTCCGGCTCGGCGTGGTGCCCGCGCCGCCGGCCGGGCAGAGCCTGTGGCGCAACCTGGCCGTCGGCTGGCAGGAGTTCACCTCCCGCAGCTGGCTGTGGGGAGTCATCCTGATCTGGATGTTCTACGCGGTGCTCTCCTGGGGGCCGCAGCTGTCGGTGGCCGCCGGCGTCATCGTGCCCGAGCACGGCGCGTCCGCCTTCGGTCTCATCAACGCCGCGCTGGGCGCCGGCACCGTCGCCGGCGGTCTCCTCGCGATCCGCTACAAGCCCCAACGGCCGCTCGCCGCAGGGGCCGTGGCGATGATGGCGTACCCGATCTACCCGCTCGGCATCGTCCTCGGCTGGCCGGTCTGGCTCCTCGCCGTCGCCCAGGTCCTCGTCGGCGCCGGGATCGGCGTCTGGGGCGTCATGTGGGCCACCAGCGTGCAGACCCAGGTGCCGGGCGAGGTGCTGAACCGCGTCCACGCCTACGAGGTCGCGGGCTCCGTCGGCATGTACCCGATCGGCAGCGCGCTGGCCGGGCCGGCCGTCGGCGCGTTCGGCACGGACACCGTGCTCCTGGTGGGCGTGGTGGTCTCCTTCCTCACCGCCGCCGCCCTCCTGGCCGCCCGTCCGATACGGACCCTCGAACGCGTCCCGGACCGCGTCTGA
- a CDS encoding 4'-phosphopantetheinyl transferase family protein, whose translation MHYLVRRGEEVLDELPVAAPDRATAAGLPPWRALEHTASRTLLRALLREIGEDLGGGPVAARPGGRPYLPGRPDLGVSLSHSSGWVAAAVARDRDVGVDVQSPRAVGDRLLRLCCAPGDAEALSALPEAGRRREFAWIFTVQEACVKATGRGFAGRPWTVPVTLGQRTGTWGQVSWHAPRAAQPVPACCAWTERRGPGGAFRQVGAAGGDGL comes from the coding sequence GTGCACTACCTGGTCCGCCGCGGCGAGGAGGTCCTCGACGAGCTGCCTGTCGCCGCGCCGGACCGGGCGACCGCGGCGGGGCTCCCGCCGTGGCGCGCCCTGGAGCACACCGCCTCGCGCACCCTGCTGAGGGCGCTGCTGCGGGAGATCGGCGAGGACCTCGGGGGCGGCCCGGTCGCCGCCCGCCCGGGCGGCCGGCCGTACCTCCCCGGCCGCCCCGACCTGGGCGTGAGCCTCTCGCACTCCTCGGGCTGGGTCGCCGCGGCCGTCGCCAGGGACCGTGACGTCGGCGTCGACGTCCAGTCCCCGCGCGCCGTCGGCGACCGCCTCCTGCGGCTGTGCTGCGCGCCCGGCGACGCCGAGGCGCTCTCCGCCCTGCCCGAGGCCGGTCGCAGAAGGGAGTTCGCCTGGATCTTCACCGTCCAGGAGGCCTGCGTGAAGGCGACGGGCAGGGGCTTCGCGGGCCGCCCCTGGACCGTCCCGGTGACGCTCGGGCAGCGAACGGGCACCTGGGGACAGGTCAGTTGGCACGCCCCGCGCGCAGCGCAACCGGTGCCGGCCTGCTGCGCCTGGACCGAACGGCGCGGACCGGGCGGGGCGTTCCGACAGGTGGGCGCCGCTGGCGGTGACGGGCTGTGA
- a CDS encoding pyridoxamine 5'-phosphate oxidase family protein yields MSATTEAIAGPTGGGDLAVTERTRLRRMREKGSHLRADLDAVLAAGFLCHLGVPVDGTTMVVPTAYGVDGDHLYLHGSVASRSLVQAPDTTVCVTVTHVDGLVLARSVFEHGVNYRCAMVYGIPRIVTDPEEKLRGLRALTEQSSPGQWEYVRQPSRKELAATSVLALDLTEASVKTRSGPPDDGDSEDAALGLWAGVLPVVTTFGEPVTDPVLPTDLAPPAHVASRAGQVLGEIPGE; encoded by the coding sequence ATGAGCGCCACCACAGAAGCCATCGCCGGCCCGACGGGCGGCGGCGACCTGGCCGTCACCGAGCGGACCCGGCTGCGGCGCATGCGGGAGAAGGGGAGTCACCTGCGGGCCGATCTGGACGCGGTGCTCGCGGCGGGCTTCCTGTGCCACCTCGGGGTCCCCGTCGACGGGACGACGATGGTCGTGCCCACCGCGTACGGCGTGGACGGCGACCACCTCTACCTCCACGGCTCGGTCGCCAGCCGCAGTCTGGTCCAGGCCCCCGACACCACCGTCTGCGTCACGGTCACCCATGTCGACGGTCTCGTCCTCGCCCGCTCCGTCTTCGAGCACGGCGTCAACTACCGCTGCGCGATGGTCTATGGCATACCGCGGATCGTGACGGACCCGGAGGAGAAGCTGCGCGGGCTGCGGGCGCTCACCGAGCAGAGCTCGCCGGGTCAGTGGGAGTACGTGCGGCAGCCCAGCCGCAAGGAGCTCGCCGCGACCTCCGTCCTCGCGCTCGACCTCACCGAGGCCTCGGTGAAGACCCGCAGCGGCCCGCCGGACGACGGCGACTCCGAGGACGCGGCGCTCGGCCTGTGGGCGGGTGTCCTGCCCGTCGTGACCACTTTCGGCGAGCCGGTCACCGACCCGGTCCTGCCCACGGACCTCGCCCCGCCGGCGCATGTCGCCTCGCGCGCGGGGCAGGTGCTCGGGGAGATTCCGGGGGAGTGA
- a CDS encoding sigma factor-like helix-turn-helix DNA-binding protein, with product MDDDDVLAGRSRLEAVAYRMLGTPDEAGEAVEEALREAARRPTAGERPLDTLARICLARLRARETHRTARWDPWDPWDTPAVRPGPGAGPAGPPDPALLTALDTLTPPERIAFVLHDLFDVPHEEVAPVLDRTPAAARQLAARARHRVRGTEEMPEPDPARQRETVAAFLAASRGGDSEALLALLDPDVALRADPTAVRAGMRTAHGAGAVALALAGRFREARQALVDGAAGLVLTRDGRPDTVFAFTVLDGRITSVDVLADEGHLGRLTVRPLTENTAGP from the coding sequence GTGGATGACGACGACGTCCTCGCCGGCCGCTCCCGCCTGGAGGCCGTGGCGTACCGGATGCTCGGCACGCCCGACGAGGCCGGGGAGGCGGTGGAAGAGGCGCTACGGGAGGCGGCGCGCCGCCCCACAGCCGGCGAACGGCCGCTCGACACGCTGGCCCGGATCTGCCTGGCGCGGCTCCGGGCCCGCGAGACGCACCGGACGGCCCGCTGGGATCCCTGGGACCCGTGGGACACCCCGGCGGTCCGGCCCGGTCCTGGCGCCGGTCCGGCCGGCCCGCCGGACCCCGCCCTCCTGACGGCCCTGGACACGCTCACCCCGCCCGAGCGGATCGCCTTCGTCCTCCACGACCTGTTCGACGTGCCGCACGAGGAGGTCGCCCCGGTCCTGGACCGCACCCCGGCCGCCGCCCGGCAGCTGGCCGCCCGGGCCCGGCACCGGGTGCGGGGCACGGAGGAGATGCCGGAACCCGACCCGGCGCGCCAGCGGGAGACCGTCGCCGCGTTCCTCGCGGCCTCGCGGGGCGGGGACTCCGAGGCGCTGCTCGCGCTCCTCGACCCGGACGTGGCGCTGCGGGCCGACCCCACCGCCGTACGGGCCGGGATGCGGACCGCGCACGGGGCGGGGGCGGTGGCCCTGGCCCTCGCCGGCCGGTTCCGGGAGGCCCGTCAGGCGCTGGTGGACGGGGCGGCGGGCCTGGTCCTGACCCGCGACGGGCGGCCGGACACCGTCTTCGCCTTCACCGTGCTGGACGGCCGGATCACCTCGGTGGACGTCCTCGCGGACGAAGGCCACCTCGGCCGCCTCACGGTGCGGCCCCTGACGGAGAACACGGCCGGCCCCTGA
- a CDS encoding DUF6479 family protein: protein MNTLSAAEVLAAGVWQSGLGQVIGGLVLVAVLIGAFWLGYRIRDRESDTPKPEEQPHRPETDALPGEMSEYRRPEEMPQTDGEHRLMPYQLKKSGGTETSPDPPSEEKRKWGGISSGGFGSGGTGHGD, encoded by the coding sequence ATGAACACTCTCAGCGCAGCAGAGGTCCTGGCCGCTGGGGTTTGGCAGTCAGGCCTCGGACAGGTCATCGGCGGGCTCGTTCTCGTCGCCGTACTCATCGGCGCCTTCTGGCTCGGTTACCGGATACGCGACCGCGAGTCCGACACACCCAAGCCGGAGGAGCAGCCGCACAGGCCGGAGACCGACGCACTGCCCGGCGAGATGTCCGAGTACCGCAGGCCCGAGGAGATGCCGCAGACCGACGGTGAGCACCGCCTCATGCCATACCAGCTCAAGAAGTCCGGCGGCACCGAGACGTCACCGGACCCGCCGAGCGAGGAGAAGCGCAAGTGGGGCGGCATCTCCAGCGGAGGCTTCGGCAGCGGAGGCACCGGCCACGGCGACTGA
- a CDS encoding SigE family RNA polymerase sigma factor, which produces MRKSRADEFLEFASARTGHLFRSACLLTSGDTHLAEDLTQETLGRMYAMWGRMARIGNPAAYAQTVLVRTFLSHQRRRSATERPLGELPDRAPENGEDPALRIALLDALAGLAPKDRAVVVLRYWEDRSIEETADALHVSSAAVRTRSVRALAKLRQRLGGSIAEFAAR; this is translated from the coding sequence ATGAGAAAGTCCCGCGCGGACGAGTTCCTGGAGTTCGCCTCCGCACGCACGGGGCACCTGTTCCGGTCCGCATGCCTGCTGACCAGCGGCGACACCCACCTCGCCGAGGACCTCACACAGGAGACGCTCGGCCGGATGTACGCGATGTGGGGCCGCATGGCACGGATCGGCAACCCCGCCGCGTACGCCCAGACCGTGCTCGTCCGCACGTTCCTCAGCCACCAGAGGCGCCGCTCCGCCACCGAGCGCCCCCTCGGCGAGCTCCCCGACCGCGCACCCGAGAACGGCGAGGACCCGGCACTCCGGATCGCGCTGCTCGACGCGCTGGCCGGACTCGCGCCCAAGGACCGGGCGGTCGTGGTGCTGCGGTACTGGGAGGACCGCAGCATCGAGGAGACCGCCGACGCCCTGCACGTCAGCTCGGCGGCCGTCCGCACCCGCTCCGTACGGGCACTGGCCAAGCTGCGGCAACGGCTCGGCGGCAGCATCGCCGAGTTCGCCGCCCGCTGA
- a CDS encoding bifunctional 3'-5' exonuclease/DNA polymerase, whose product MSERWALAAEAEGDGALLVPLGQDGLPAGEVRREPDLAAAVRARPEVARWVWRSTAEVYPRLLAAGVRVERCYDVEDAELLLLGHEGRLGEPRSAAAAWARLRNAPVPPDPPQRSAEPGSQDSLFEPRPVVSVPFEGLLAVYAEQLRRHDRAEHPGRMRLLTAAESAGMLVAAEMHRAGLPWRADVHRDLLHELLGERYAGGGEPRRLAELADEVSAAFGRRVRPDLPADVVKAFQQAGIRLKSTRRWELEEVDHPAVEPLIAYKKLYRIWTAHGWSWLADWVRDGRFRPEYLPGGTVSGRWTTNGGGALQIPKVIRRAVVADEGWRLVVADADQMEPRVLAAISRDPGLMEVAGHPDDLYTRLSDRAFSGDRDHAKLALLGAIYGQTSGDGLKNLAALRRRFPRAVAYVDDAAKAGEEGRLVRTWLGRTSPKAVGAGDDEEAGLPQEGGEPAAPEGEFVPGYASGNARARGRFTRNFVVQGSAADWALLMLAALRRALGGMRAELVFFQHDEVIVHCPAEEAEAVTAAIRAAGDEAGRIAFGETPVRFPFTTATVERYADAK is encoded by the coding sequence ATGAGCGAGAGGTGGGCGCTGGCGGCCGAGGCCGAGGGGGACGGGGCGCTGCTCGTGCCCCTCGGCCAGGACGGGCTGCCCGCCGGGGAGGTGCGGCGCGAGCCGGACCTGGCGGCCGCCGTGCGCGCCCGCCCCGAGGTGGCCCGCTGGGTCTGGCGGTCGACCGCCGAGGTGTATCCCCGGCTGCTCGCCGCCGGGGTGCGGGTCGAGCGGTGCTACGACGTGGAGGACGCCGAGCTGCTCCTCCTCGGGCACGAGGGGCGACTCGGCGAGCCCCGTTCCGCGGCGGCGGCCTGGGCGCGCCTGCGGAACGCTCCGGTGCCGCCCGACCCGCCGCAGCGCAGCGCCGAGCCCGGCTCGCAGGACTCGCTCTTCGAGCCGCGGCCCGTCGTCTCCGTGCCCTTCGAGGGCCTCCTCGCGGTCTACGCGGAGCAGCTGCGCCGCCACGACCGGGCCGAGCACCCGGGCAGGATGCGGCTGCTCACGGCCGCCGAGTCGGCGGGAATGCTGGTCGCCGCCGAGATGCACCGGGCCGGACTGCCGTGGCGGGCGGACGTGCACCGGGACCTGCTGCACGAGCTGCTCGGCGAGCGGTACGCGGGCGGGGGCGAGCCGCGCCGCCTCGCCGAGCTCGCGGACGAGGTGTCCGCGGCCTTCGGGCGCCGGGTCCGGCCGGACCTGCCCGCCGACGTGGTGAAGGCCTTCCAGCAGGCCGGCATCCGGCTGAAGTCGACCCGCCGCTGGGAGCTGGAGGAGGTCGACCACCCGGCGGTGGAGCCCCTGATCGCGTACAAGAAGCTGTACCGGATCTGGACGGCGCACGGCTGGTCGTGGCTGGCCGACTGGGTGCGGGACGGCCGCTTCCGGCCGGAGTACCTGCCGGGCGGCACGGTCAGCGGACGCTGGACGACCAACGGTGGCGGGGCGCTGCAGATCCCGAAGGTGATCCGGCGGGCCGTCGTCGCCGACGAGGGCTGGCGGCTCGTCGTCGCGGACGCCGACCAGATGGAGCCGCGCGTCCTCGCCGCGATCTCCCGGGACCCGGGCCTGATGGAGGTCGCGGGGCACCCCGACGACCTGTACACGCGCCTGTCGGACCGGGCCTTCTCCGGCGACCGCGACCACGCCAAGCTCGCGCTGCTCGGCGCGATCTACGGGCAGACGAGCGGCGACGGCCTGAAGAACCTGGCGGCGCTGCGGCGCCGCTTCCCGCGCGCGGTGGCCTATGTGGACGACGCGGCGAAGGCGGGCGAGGAGGGGCGTCTCGTCCGGACGTGGCTCGGCAGGACCAGCCCGAAGGCGGTCGGCGCGGGCGACGACGAGGAGGCCGGGCTGCCGCAGGAGGGCGGCGAACCGGCGGCGCCGGAGGGCGAGTTCGTCCCGGGGTACGCCTCCGGTAACGCCCGGGCGCGGGGCCGGTTCACCCGTAACTTCGTCGTGCAGGGAAGCGCCGCCGACTGGGCGCTGCTGATGCTGGCGGCGCTGCGGCGCGCCCTCGGGGGGATGCGGGCGGAGCTGGTCTTCTTCCAGCACGACGAGGTGATCGTGCACTGCCCCGCGGAAGAGGCGGAGGCGGTCACGGCCGCGATCAGGGCGGCCGGGGACGAGGCGGGGCGGATCGCGTTCGGGGAGACGCCGGTGCGGTTCCCGTTCACGACGGCGACGGTGGAGCGGTACGCGGACGCGAAGTAG
- a CDS encoding response regulator transcription factor family protein: MDALTLTTAYEILRQPLGGILPKVSAALAPLIPHVDAAELSTHCAHSPFKALGGTELLTSAELTPLLLAGVPGEPWQGVATIGGRAREVVAVKSDATRRGAVLVLVREDGAAPAGAAELAVAQALWNLVTSHFDRFATEAMPGALARSRAAADTRARVIAELSTAHAAALSGVLGVLRSRALDDTTARATATDLAATALIEMRAEQRRDRALAEEPAGDAFERLAGELRPMLRHTAVRLDLGAPDSDRSLAADVAHSARAIVRALLLIVLEQDSVRRVHVGWQLTEHELRASVRDDGAGALAPCDLGAGSIRDRLDVLGGRLDMEAVPGWGTTITAVVPLATPETPVEAAHPLTGLGEREVEVLRHLALGHRNRRIAEELHISESTVKFHVANILNKLGVDSRGEAAALFHAAA; this comes from the coding sequence ATGGACGCGCTCACCCTGACCACCGCGTACGAGATCCTCCGGCAGCCCCTCGGCGGGATCCTCCCCAAGGTCTCGGCCGCCCTCGCCCCCCTGATCCCGCACGTGGACGCCGCCGAACTCTCCACGCACTGCGCCCACTCCCCCTTCAAGGCCCTGGGCGGCACGGAGCTGCTGACCTCCGCCGAACTGACGCCGCTGCTCCTGGCGGGCGTCCCCGGGGAGCCCTGGCAGGGCGTCGCGACGATCGGCGGCCGGGCGCGGGAGGTCGTCGCCGTGAAGAGCGACGCGACCCGGCGCGGAGCGGTCCTCGTGCTCGTACGGGAGGACGGCGCCGCCCCGGCCGGAGCGGCCGAGCTGGCCGTGGCGCAGGCCTTGTGGAACCTGGTGACCAGCCACTTCGACCGGTTCGCCACGGAGGCGATGCCGGGGGCCCTGGCCCGTTCGCGCGCGGCCGCCGACACCCGGGCCCGGGTCATCGCCGAGCTGTCGACCGCACACGCGGCCGCGCTCTCCGGGGTCCTCGGGGTGCTGCGCAGCCGCGCCCTCGACGACACGACGGCCCGGGCGACCGCGACCGACCTGGCCGCCACGGCGCTGATCGAGATGCGGGCCGAACAGCGGCGGGACCGGGCGCTCGCGGAGGAGCCCGCGGGGGACGCCTTCGAGCGGCTCGCCGGCGAGCTGCGCCCGATGCTGCGGCACACCGCGGTCCGGCTCGACCTGGGCGCGCCGGACTCGGACCGCTCGCTCGCCGCGGACGTGGCGCACAGCGCGCGGGCCATCGTCCGCGCCCTGCTCCTGATCGTCCTGGAGCAGGACTCCGTGCGCCGGGTCCACGTCGGCTGGCAGCTGACCGAGCACGAGCTGAGGGCCTCGGTGCGGGACGACGGGGCGGGCGCCCTGGCCCCCTGCGACCTGGGGGCGGGCAGCATCCGGGACCGGCTCGACGTGCTCGGCGGGCGGCTCGACATGGAGGCGGTGCCGGGCTGGGGCACGACGATCACGGCGGTGGTCCCGCTCGCGACCCCGGAGACGCCCGTCGAGGCGGCGCACCCGCTGACCGGGCTCGGCGAGCGGGAGGTGGAGGTGCTGCGGCACCTGGCGCTCGGCCACCGGAACCGGCGGATCGCGGAGGAGCTCCACATCAGCGAGTCGACGGTGAAGTTCCACGTGGCGAACATCCTGAACAAACTGGGCGTCGACTCGCGCGGCGAGGCCGCCGCGCTCTTCCACGCGGCGGCGTAG